One Algibacter sp. L3A6 genomic region harbors:
- a CDS encoding YchJ family protein has protein sequence MNCHCGNLKPYTDCCQKAHHNIAEAKTAEQLMRSRYSAFVLANGDYLMATHHVSTRPIKEKKAIVNWAKSVKWIKLEVLETSEGQENDTKGTVTFNAYFFENGKVDMIHEKSAFVRENNHWSYLGLSK, from the coding sequence ATGAATTGCCACTGCGGAAATTTAAAACCTTATACAGATTGTTGCCAAAAAGCGCACCATAATATTGCCGAAGCTAAAACAGCCGAACAACTTATGCGCTCGCGCTACAGTGCTTTTGTTTTAGCCAATGGCGATTATTTAATGGCTACGCATCACGTATCTACACGCCCAATAAAAGAAAAAAAAGCGATAGTAAACTGGGCGAAATCTGTAAAATGGATAAAATTAGAAGTTCTAGAAACTTCCGAAGGACAAGAAAACGATACCAAAGGTACAGTTACATTTAACGCTTACTTTTTCGAAAACGGAAAAGTAGATATGATACACGAAAAATCGGCTTTTGTACGAGAAAACAATCATTGGTCGTATTTAGGACTAAGTAAATAG
- the hemF gene encoding oxygen-dependent coproporphyrinogen oxidase: MKNKFYQYIQNLQDSITSKLEAIDGKATFQEDIWKRPEGGGGRTRVIEHGNVFEKGGVNISGVNGKLPKSMQDYFKVGDVDFFACGLSLVLHPTNPMVPTVHANWRYFEMYDKTGEIVGSWFGGGQDLTPYYLFEEDAKHFHQTCKTACDKHNPEFYPKYKARCDEYFYNAHRNEGRGLGGLFFDYCKETETMSMENWYNFVTEVGDSFLEAYVPIVEKRKNLPYTEAQRNWQEIRRGRYVEFNLVHDKGTLFGLKTNGRIESILMSLPPHVQWVYDHHPEAGSEEEKLIEVLQNPIDWV; this comes from the coding sequence ATGAAAAACAAATTCTACCAATATATTCAAAACCTTCAAGATAGTATCACCTCTAAACTAGAAGCTATTGATGGTAAAGCAACCTTTCAAGAAGATATTTGGAAACGTCCAGAAGGCGGTGGCGGACGCACCCGAGTAATAGAACATGGAAATGTTTTCGAAAAAGGTGGTGTAAATATTTCAGGTGTAAACGGCAAATTACCAAAGTCTATGCAAGACTATTTTAAAGTTGGCGATGTCGATTTTTTTGCATGTGGTTTAAGTTTGGTACTTCACCCTACAAACCCAATGGTACCAACCGTGCATGCTAATTGGCGCTATTTTGAAATGTATGATAAAACTGGAGAGATTGTAGGTAGTTGGTTTGGTGGCGGACAAGATTTAACGCCTTATTATTTATTTGAAGAAGATGCTAAACATTTCCATCAAACATGTAAAACAGCCTGCGATAAACACAACCCAGAATTTTACCCAAAATACAAAGCACGCTGCGATGAATATTTCTACAATGCACACCGAAATGAAGGTCGTGGATTAGGCGGTCTATTTTTCGATTACTGTAAAGAAACCGAAACCATGAGCATGGAAAACTGGTACAATTTTGTAACCGAAGTTGGCGATAGTTTTTTAGAAGCTTATGTGCCAATTGTTGAAAAACGTAAAAATTTACCATATACCGAAGCCCAACGTAATTGGCAAGAAATTCGTCGAGGGCGTTATGTAGAATTCAATTTAGTACATGATAAAGGTACCCTTTTTGGATTAAAAACCAACGGACGTATAGAAAGTATTTTAATGAGCTTACCTCCGCATGTACAATGGGTTTACGATCATCATCCAGAAGCTGGCAGTGAAGAAGAAAAACTAATTGAAGTTTTACAAAATCCGATTGACTGGGTTTAA
- a CDS encoding GNAT family N-acetyltransferase, protein MVTLSFNNFTINAIKATDAWPLCNFMAANDDRLKRYFPKTLQQNLTPDLAQCFSDKKVKQFDLKKEFLFTIKENGSNEIAGLIYLKELDWTTKQAEFAYCIGYQFEGKSITTKAVGVLSDYAFETLGLKTLQIIVHKDNLASVAVAMNNSFTWIKTLKNEHTPPNESPLDMELYELYYEME, encoded by the coding sequence ATGGTAACGCTTAGTTTTAACAACTTCACCATTAACGCTATAAAAGCAACAGATGCTTGGCCATTATGTAATTTTATGGCCGCAAACGACGACCGCCTAAAACGGTATTTCCCTAAAACGTTACAGCAAAATTTAACACCCGATTTAGCACAATGCTTCAGCGATAAAAAGGTGAAACAATTTGATTTAAAAAAGGAGTTTCTATTCACCATAAAAGAAAATGGATCTAACGAAATTGCAGGTTTGATCTATCTAAAAGAACTCGATTGGACAACCAAGCAAGCCGAATTCGCTTACTGCATTGGCTATCAATTTGAAGGCAAAAGCATTACAACTAAAGCTGTTGGAGTTTTATCCGATTATGCTTTTGAAACTTTAGGCTTAAAAACGCTTCAAATTATAGTACATAAAGACAATCTTGCAAGTGTTGCTGTGGCAATGAATAACAGCTTCACTTGGATAAAAACATTAAAAAACGAACATACACCTCCAAACGAAAGCCCACTAGATATGGAACTTTACGAGTTGTATTATGAAATGGAATAA
- a CDS encoding EI24 domain-containing protein, whose product MIKNIISGIKAYFGAFSLISKLKLWKFFAVPMLISVVTATIIFGSAYGLSDNVGNFISKIWIWDWGKETFTSISTFIGGLVILVIGLILFKHIIMALSAPFMSPVSEKIEAHLTGNAPHSHRDTTFLEQLMRGIKINGRNLLMELLLTIPLLILKFIPVVNIFSAILLFLLQAYYAGFGNMDYTLERHFKYKQSVQFVRNNRGLAIGNGIVFILFLLIPIIGVILVLPLSVTAATAKTVHALELKNNTTYGNA is encoded by the coding sequence ATGATTAAAAATATAATTTCAGGAATAAAAGCATACTTCGGTGCTTTCAGCTTAATATCAAAACTCAAACTCTGGAAATTCTTTGCAGTACCTATGCTAATTAGCGTGGTAACAGCAACCATTATATTCGGTTCAGCTTATGGGTTATCTGATAATGTCGGTAATTTCATCTCTAAAATTTGGATCTGGGATTGGGGCAAAGAAACCTTCACCTCTATCAGTACTTTTATTGGCGGGCTTGTTATTCTAGTTATAGGTCTAATATTGTTTAAACACATTATAATGGCTCTATCTGCGCCATTTATGAGTCCTGTTTCGGAAAAAATTGAAGCACACCTAACAGGCAACGCTCCACATTCTCACCGAGACACGACGTTTTTAGAACAATTAATGCGTGGTATTAAAATAAATGGACGAAATTTGTTAATGGAACTTCTATTAACTATCCCGTTACTTATTTTAAAATTCATACCTGTTGTAAATATTTTTTCAGCCATACTCCTATTCCTTTTACAAGCATACTATGCAGGTTTTGGTAATATGGATTACACCTTAGAGCGTCATTTTAAATACAAACAAAGTGTTCAATTTGTACGTAATAATCGTGGTTTAGCTATTGGTAATGGTATTGTTTTTATTCTATTTTTATTAATTCCAATTATTGGTGTTATTTTAGTGCTACCTTTATCGGTAACCGCAGCTACTGCAAAAACAGTTCATGCATTAGAATTAAAAAACAATACAACATATGGTAACGCTTAG
- the hemE gene encoding uroporphyrinogen decarboxylase: MIKNDLFLRALKGETVERPPVWMMRQAGRYLPEFMEIKAKYDFFTRCQTPELASEITVQPIRRFGMDAAILFSDILVIPQAMNIEVQMKPNFGPYLPNPIRSQKDVDNVIVPDVTVALDYVYQAIKATKEKLNDDIPLIGFAGSPWTILCYCVQGQGSKNFDKAKEFCFTNPVAAHNLLQKITDTTIAYLKEKVKAGVNAVQVFDSWGGMLSPVDYQEFSWQYIQQIIDALKDETPVIAFGKGCWFALNEMANSGASALGIDWTCSARNARYLTGGNITLQGNFDPTRLFSPPAEIKKMVHQMINEFGKDKYIVNLGHGILPNIPIENARAFIDAVKEYKV; the protein is encoded by the coding sequence ATGATAAAGAACGATTTATTTTTACGAGCATTAAAAGGTGAAACCGTAGAGCGCCCTCCAGTTTGGATGATGCGCCAAGCCGGTAGATATTTACCAGAATTCATGGAGATTAAAGCAAAGTACGATTTTTTTACACGTTGCCAAACTCCAGAATTAGCAAGTGAAATTACCGTACAACCCATTCGCCGTTTTGGTATGGATGCTGCCATTTTATTTAGCGATATTTTGGTAATACCACAAGCCATGAACATCGAGGTACAAATGAAACCCAATTTTGGCCCATATTTACCAAACCCAATTCGTTCACAAAAAGATGTAGACAACGTTATAGTGCCAGATGTTACTGTAGCTCTAGACTACGTTTATCAAGCTATAAAAGCAACAAAAGAAAAATTAAACGACGATATTCCTTTAATAGGTTTTGCCGGATCTCCATGGACCATTTTATGCTATTGCGTACAAGGCCAAGGCAGCAAAAACTTCGATAAAGCCAAAGAATTTTGTTTTACAAATCCAGTTGCCGCACATAATTTATTGCAAAAAATTACAGACACAACTATCGCTTACTTAAAAGAAAAAGTGAAAGCCGGTGTTAACGCTGTACAAGTTTTCGATTCTTGGGGAGGCATGCTTTCACCAGTAGATTACCAAGAGTTTTCTTGGCAATATATCCAACAAATTATTGATGCTTTAAAAGATGAAACTCCAGTTATCGCTTTCGGTAAAGGATGTTGGTTTGCCCTAAACGAAATGGCCAATTCTGGTGCTTCTGCACTTGGTATCGATTGGACTTGTTCGGCTAGAAACGCACGTTATTTAACAGGAGGCAACATCACGCTTCAAGGGAATTTCGATCCAACACGCTTGTTTTCGCCACCAGCAGAAATCAAGAAAATGGTACACCAAATGATTAACGAATTTGGTAAAGACAAATACATTGTAAACCTAGGGCACGGTATTTTACCAAACATCCCAATAGAAAATGCACGCGCGTTTATCGATGCAGTGAAAGAATATAAAGTTTAA
- a CDS encoding potassium channel family protein: MKIIVIGLGNFGHALAISLTETGNEVIAIDKQMEKINLLKDQVSHAICMDSTNELAYNAVPLKDADKVVVAIGENEGAAIITTAIVKKLSDVKIISRALSPIHDTVLEAMGVHSIIHPEQDSAKRLTKQINFKSTLENYQLDNNFTISEVKAKKAFFGKTLKELDTTNKFQLTLITIIREREKHSILGKKQIIKESIGRVTSETLVLENDVLVVYGNNKDIENYCIGQEEYDLRNKNI; the protein is encoded by the coding sequence ATGAAAATAATCGTTATCGGACTTGGTAATTTCGGACATGCCTTAGCAATAAGCCTTACCGAAACAGGCAACGAAGTTATTGCCATAGACAAACAAATGGAGAAAATTAACCTGCTAAAAGATCAAGTTTCTCATGCCATTTGTATGGATTCCACAAACGAACTTGCCTACAACGCCGTACCTTTAAAAGATGCAGATAAGGTTGTGGTAGCCATTGGTGAAAACGAAGGCGCTGCTATAATTACAACGGCCATTGTAAAAAAATTATCCGATGTAAAAATTATTAGTCGTGCCCTTTCCCCTATTCACGATACTGTTCTAGAAGCCATGGGTGTGCATAGCATTATTCATCCAGAACAAGATTCAGCAAAACGATTAACAAAACAAATAAACTTTAAATCTACCTTAGAAAACTATCAATTAGATAATAATTTCACCATTTCAGAAGTAAAAGCAAAAAAAGCATTCTTCGGAAAAACATTAAAAGAGTTAGATACAACAAACAAATTTCAGCTTACACTAATTACCATAATTAGAGAAAGAGAAAAACATAGTATTTTAGGCAAAAAACAAATAATAAAAGAAAGTATTGGCCGTGTTACTTCGGAAACCTTAGTACTCGAAAACGATGTTTTAGTTGTTTATGGCAACAACAAAGACATCGAAAATTACTGTATTGGACAAGAAGAATACGATTTAAGAAATAAAAACATATAA